The following coding sequences lie in one Ostrea edulis chromosome 8, xbOstEdul1.1, whole genome shotgun sequence genomic window:
- the LOC125664861 gene encoding uncharacterized protein K02A2.6-like, translating to MGEAEPTPVQVYSCPFRLPPQLELTIENVSENFKKWKRQVEVYLAASGGTDKAKEVQELLLREDKLTLERTIQVCRAYEQSNRQVKELRETTLKVNKIQKSNDKHTKWKKIHSVSQEEEFDEDQWLKAVSAGGKEVTAIMQVNDCDIRFQLDSAADVSTISQRHVRKEQCKPTKVRLNMWNKTNMKPFGEADLTVINPRTNKKHQLRFIVVPNQYTCLLGHETVQKLKLITINDERFIASVSSSDLGDLGTAHLHVDPNVRPKALPCRKIPITLQSLVREELQKLEDRGVLIPITEPTPWVSQMAIGKANGKLRLCIDPQALNIALIREHYRLPVLDDILPQLSKARIFTKLDVKEAFWHVKLNEESSRLTTMITPFGRYRWARLPFGLKVSNEIHQRKLDEAFGDMTGVFSVVDDIIIAGCGANDTEAK from the exons ATGGGTGAGGCAGAACCAACCCCTGTGCAAGTATATAGCTGTCCTTTTCGATTACCACCACAATTAGAATTAACGATCGAAAATGTGTCagaaaattttaagaaatggaAAAGACAGGTAGAGGTGTATCTCGCAGCTTCCGGTGGTACAGACAAGGCCAAAGAAGTGCAG GAACTTCTACTCAGAGAGGACAAACTTACACTGGAAAGAACTATTCAAGTATGCAGAGCATATGAACAATCGAACAGACAAGTAAAGGAGCTACGTGAAACCACTCTGAAAGTGAACAAGATACAGAAATCGAATGACAAGCACA CAAAGTGGAAGAAGATACATTCAGTTAGTCAGGAAGAAGAATTTGATGAGGATCAGTGGTTGAAAGCTGTTAGTGCTGGTGGCAAGGAAGTGACTGCAATCATGCAAGTTAATGATTGTGACATCAGATTTCAACTTGATAGTGCCGCAGATGTTAGTACAATTTCCCAGCGTCATGTTCGCAAGGAACAATGTAAACCGACCAAAGTCCGTTTGAACATGTGGAACAAGACAAACATGAAGCCATTTGGTGAGGCAGACCTGACAGTTATCAATCCACGcacaaataaaaaacaccaACTCAGATTCATTGTTGTTCCGAATCAGTACACATGCTTACTAGGACATGAAACTGTGCAGAAATTGAAATTGATTACTATAAATGATGAAAGATTCATAGCCAGCGTATCGAGCAGTGACCTAGGTGATTTGGGAACAGCACATCTACATGTTGACCCAAACGTACGACCCAAAGCTCTTCCCTGCAGGAAGATCCCTATCACGCTTCAAAGTTTGGTACGAGAGGAACTTCAGAAACTTGAAGATAGAGGAGTCCTAATTCCAATAACAGAACCTACTCCATGGGTTAGTCAGATGGCTATTGGTAAAGCCAACGGAAAACTAAGACTGTGTATTGACCCACAAGCACTCAACATAGCATTAATTAGGGAACATTATCGCTTGCCTGTTCTCGATGACATTCTACCACAGCTCAGCAAGGCTAGAATCTTCACAAAACTTGATGTCAAAGAGGCTTTTTGGCACGTGAAATTGAACGAGGAATCCAGCAGACTGACGACAATGATAACTCCTTTTGGAAGGTATAGATGGGCAAGACTACCTTTTGGACTAAAggtatcaaatgaaatacaCCAGAGAAAACTGGATGAAGCGTTTGGAGACATGACAGGTGTTTTCAGTGTAGTAGATGATATTATCATAGCCGGCTGTGGAGCGAATGACACAGAAGCCAAATAA